The Candida dubliniensis CD36 chromosome 2, complete sequence genome contains a region encoding:
- a CDS encoding serine/threonine-protein kinase, putative, with the protein MDIPLKSKPKVSTVNLLADSKFEIGSTTNSLSSASLDIDKKDSDEPSQLNPDYLKIRHSSKNQQQLEGFPPNYTFSRRYSETEKNNFDPDTGHRIFADGKIRPHQIKHEHLGARNTFTNINNFNNSGDVGRNNVTNRGTNSINDNNDNNNQLHARSHDSNIGYKDETGYEEFIPGLDFSSLVSKWNSNSNSNLDLTRNTTNVSLYTTHSNTPRSRDGSYLDLNLLHSKVAPQPIKTSTDQQRNLSYSKLHEFMKTKQQRNAYNNKNNDIEDNDIVSLTKDDFSRSSSGLGSSPSSAKRETSAGAMAESSKARKKQKSAIDPATGEINYELIINSLPPNFNDMPYSQRKKLVKSFSESIDYSQFSLFAKNYLGSSVGSAKTLKGSSSGTGIASASSSLSRRNRVGSLNTLAGRLLARTSTSDFKKLQEAMKPKYNVDEKGAIVLGHELGKVIGFGAWGTIRECTDQEDGIVRAIKIVKSTRDFDGGSGNGNHSSGNLNSKTDLNASMKSKNPRVLEVFKKEIQIWKQLHHDNILPLIDYYETEDAIFCIMNRINGGTLFEVVDSWGQFNARVNVMCGPLEYSFEEQRQRLLKVIECARQIVQALLYMHEEKGIVHGDLKLENVLVEREKGHCKMILCDFGMSRVYSSRISRKSSKRHIHYKGNSKLSIDGDLEDTLMMRSRSSNIEFRKPYFGGDSPNTRKLEFDIRDDSRVGLANFFRAHGPSMQSIHLTPVVSENGHSPSDGYFDLTNKNDNFDNSKPIFSRYQQSHNDGKEENGLDSGLPHSHIGSLPYASPEILQPSPPPLGPSADVWAFGVLIYAMIVGRLPFQHHYEPRLRAIIASGKFNKLDLRKACLLEWVLKEDTKQKHQNQQQQNCNSADNSSSSWTNELLNSNSLIDMNRQNDLIKLEDEWSKYKDKREFEWLYDIVIGCLEPDITKRWDMEMINDQICTFSSI; encoded by the coding sequence ATGGATATTCCCttgaaatcaaaaccaaagGTATCTACAGTGAACCTTCTTGCAGACtccaaatttgaaattggatCCACcacaaattcattatcGTCAGCCTCGTTGGATATAGATAAAAAGGATTCTGATGAACCATCTCAGTTGAATCCTGATTATCTAAAAATTAGACACAGTTCAAAGAATCAGCAACAACTAGAAGGGTTTCCTCCAAATTATACATTTTCTCGACGATATTCAGAAACAGAGAAGAACAATTTTGACCCAGACACTGGACATAGGATATTTGCTGATGGTAAAATTCGACCACATCAAATCAAACATGAACACTTGGGTGCACGAAATACATTTacaaatatcaacaactttaATAATTCCGGTGATGTTGGTAGAAACAATGTCACCAACCGCGGCACAAATAGCATTAATGACAAtaacgacaacaacaatcagTTACATGCAAGATCTCACGACAGCAATATAGGCTATAAAGATGAAACGGGATATGAAGAGTTTATACCCGGATTAGATTTCTCGAGTCTTGTTTCCAAGTGGAACAGcaattccaattccaatttggatttgacACGAAACACTACGAATGTGAGTTTGTATACCACACATTCAAATACACCAAGAAGCCGAGATGGATCGTACCTTGATTTAAATCTATTGCATTCCAAAGTGGCTCCACAACCTATCAAGACTTCAACTGATCAACAAAGAAATTTATCTTACTCCAAATTGCATGAATTTATGAAAActaaacaacaaagaaatgcttataacaataaaaataatgatatcgAGGATAATGATATAGTACTGTTAACGAAGGATGATTTTTCTAGATCATCATCTGGATTAGGTTCAAGTCCTAGTTCTGCTAAGCGTGAAACATCTGCTGGTGCAATGGCAGAAAGTTCGAAAgcaagaaagaaacaaaaatcaGCTATAGACCCTGCTACTGGTGAGATCAATTACGAACTAATCATCAATAGTTTGCCACCCAATTTCAATGATATGCCATACTCTCAACGCAAGAAATTGGTGAAATCGTTTtctgaatcaattgattattcGCAATTTTCATTGTTTGCTAAAAACTATCTTGGTTCCTCAGTGGGCTCGGCTAAGACTTTGAAAGGGAGTAGTAGTGGTACTGGTATTGCATCTGCCAGTAGTAGTTTATCTCGCCGAAATCGTGTGGGGAGTCTCAACACACTTGCTGGAAGACTATTGGCAAGGACTTCAACCTCTGACTTTAAAAAACTCCAGGAAGCAATGAAACCAAAATACaatgttgatgaaaaagGCGCCATAGTTTTGGGCCATGAGTTGGGTAAAGTTATTGGGTTTGGTGCTTGGGGAACTATTAGGGAATGTACCGACCAAGAAGATGGAATCGTAAGAGCTATTAAGATTGTAAAATCAACTCGTGATTTTGATGGAGGGTCTGGTAATGGGAACCATTCTAGTGGCAATTTGAATTCCAAAACAGATTTAAATGCTTCCATGAAGAGCAAAAACCCTCGAGTTTTAGAggttttcaaaaaagaaattcaaatttggaAGCAGTTGCACCATGATAATATATTACCactaattgattattatgaaACTGAAGACgcaattttttgtatcATGAACAGAATAAATGGAGGTACTTTATTTGAGGTTGTTGATTCCTGGGGACAATTCAATGCTAGGGTTAATGTCATGTGTGGACCTTTGGAATACCTGTTTGAAGAGCAACGCCAAAGACTTTTAAAAGTGATTGAGTGTGCTCGTCAAATAGTCCAAGCATTGCTTTATATGCACGAAGAAAAGGGTATAGTACATGGAGATCTTAAATTGGAGAACGTTTTAGTGGAAAGAGAAAAGGGTCATTgtaaaatgattttatgTGATTTTGGAATGTCGAGAGTTTATAGTTCAAGGATTAGTCGCAAATCATCGAAAAGACACATTCATTATAAGGGCAACAGCAAATTATCTATTGATGGTGATCTTGAAGATACACTCATGATGAGAAGTAGATCTtccaatattgaatttaggAAACCGTATTTTGGCGGCGATTCACCAAATACTCGCAAATTAGAGTTTGATATAAGAGATGACTCACGGGTTGGACTAGCCAATTTTTTCCGAGCTCATGGTCCTTCAATGCAATCGATCCATTTAACTCCAGTTGTTTCAGAAAACGGGCATTCCCCTTCTGATGGTTATTTTGATCtcacaaacaaaaatgatAACTTTGACAATAGTAAACCGATTTTTTCAAGATATCAACAACTGCATAACGACGGTAAAGAAGAGAATGGACTAGATTCAGGTTTGCCCCATTCTCATATTGGGTCCTTACCTTATGCGTCGCCCGAAATTTTGCAACCTTCGCCACCACCTTTGGGTCCTAGTGCTGACGTATGGGCGTTTGGTGTATTGATTTATGCTATGATTGTTGGCAGATTACCGTTCCAACATCACTATGAACCCAGATTGAGAGCAATAATAGCATCAggaaaattcaataaattggaTTTACGCAAGGCTTGTTTATTAGAGTGGGTATTGAAAGAAGATACTAAACAGAAGCACCAAaatcaacagcaacaaaatTGTAACTCGGCTGATAATAGCAGTTCTAGTTGGACTAATGAGCTTcttaattcaaattcattaattgatatgAATAGacaaaatgatttaataaaattagaGGATGAATGGAGCAAATATAAAGACAAAAGAGAATTTGAGTGGTTATATGACATTGTAATTGGTTGTTTGGAACCAGATATAACGAAGAGATGGGATATGGAAATGATTAATGACCAAATTTGTACATTTAGTAGTATATAG